From Deinococcus misasensis DSM 22328, one genomic window encodes:
- a CDS encoding PAS domain-containing sensor histidine kinase: MTLLQPPDLALRWPDHAEDQFAELFARALRCNKAAVWLQEERQPKGVLRPVGMYGLKAAELPVLMQARLHLQEEALGRRAQQEEMVQLVWSRDRAQMGATEQALMEAYHLDTLYCCALRLPDDTLGLIYSASEEPQEPDMGRIIQAAQVAQSLTIGLHRQLLQEKAVQVEKRLAQILDRTPDMIITRTGFTINTVNRACQDILGYTPEEMIGRPLTDFLHPEDLPRTSKMNDIILQGQMVRDYRNRYLHKNGSVVHLSWNTSDEGGGNIISIARDITHQVRQEKLLRESEERFKTMADSAPVLVWMSDLSKGYYFFNQVWLDFTGRTHEQEYGNGWAEGVHPEDLQRCLEIYLGHFDQQKEFEMEYRLRRHDGVYRWLLDRGVPRYGIDGEFVGFTGACIDIHDRKLAESALSESEHRLRELMQVQKRFMADAAHELRTPLTAIQGNLDILMRYDNIPEPDRKEILSDVQREAIRLGRLVHDMLTLARGDAGIEFQEEQVDLTEVIEEVCRETDRVQQTHQLVLHHLPEVQLLGDRDRLKQLLLILLENALKYTPTGGQIEVSLKQPADYLEVRVQDNGPGIARQDLERVFERFYRADQSRHRGVDPGGTGLGLPIARWIVEGHGGHIWLESELGKGTTAVVQLPIREPHDV; encoded by the coding sequence ATGACGTTACTTCAACCCCCTGACCTTGCCTTGCGCTGGCCGGACCACGCCGAAGACCAGTTTGCCGAATTGTTTGCCCGTGCCTTGCGGTGCAACAAGGCCGCGGTATGGCTGCAGGAGGAAAGGCAGCCCAAAGGGGTGTTGCGTCCGGTGGGGATGTACGGTTTAAAGGCTGCAGAACTGCCGGTCCTGATGCAGGCCCGCCTGCACCTTCAGGAAGAGGCCCTTGGACGCCGGGCACAGCAGGAAGAGATGGTGCAACTGGTCTGGAGCCGTGACCGTGCTCAGATGGGTGCAACCGAACAGGCTTTGATGGAGGCTTACCACCTCGACACCCTGTACTGCTGCGCTTTGCGCTTGCCAGACGACACTTTGGGTTTGATTTACTCGGCCAGTGAGGAACCTCAAGAACCAGACATGGGGCGCATCATTCAGGCGGCACAGGTGGCCCAGTCGCTCACCATTGGTTTGCATCGGCAGTTGTTGCAGGAAAAAGCCGTGCAGGTGGAAAAACGGCTGGCCCAGATTCTGGACCGCACCCCAGACATGATCATCACCCGCACGGGTTTCACCATCAACACCGTGAATCGGGCCTGTCAGGACATCCTCGGGTACACCCCAGAGGAGATGATCGGGCGTCCCCTCACCGACTTCCTGCACCCTGAGGATTTGCCCAGAACCAGCAAAATGAACGACATCATCCTGCAGGGTCAAATGGTGCGCGATTACCGCAACCGTTACCTGCACAAAAACGGATCGGTGGTCCACCTGTCCTGGAACACCTCAGATGAGGGGGGCGGCAACATCATCTCGATTGCCAGAGACATCACCCATCAGGTCCGGCAGGAAAAGCTCCTTCGTGAGAGCGAGGAGCGCTTCAAAACCATGGCAGACAGTGCTCCGGTTCTGGTCTGGATGAGCGACCTCAGCAAAGGCTATTATTTCTTCAATCAGGTGTGGCTGGATTTCACAGGCCGCACCCATGAACAGGAGTATGGCAACGGTTGGGCCGAGGGGGTGCATCCAGAGGACCTACAACGCTGTCTGGAAATCTACCTCGGGCATTTTGACCAGCAGAAAGAATTCGAGATGGAGTACCGTTTGCGTCGCCACGATGGGGTGTACCGTTGGCTTTTGGACCGTGGGGTTCCGCGTTACGGCATTGATGGTGAATTTGTGGGTTTCACAGGGGCTTGCATTGACATCCATGACCGCAAACTGGCGGAATCTGCCCTTTCGGAAAGCGAACACCGCTTGCGTGAACTGATGCAGGTCCAGAAGCGCTTCATGGCCGATGCTGCCCACGAACTGCGCACCCCCCTGACCGCCATTCAGGGCAACCTCGACATCCTGATGCGCTACGACAACATCCCCGAGCCAGACCGCAAAGAAATCCTTTCTGATGTGCAGCGCGAAGCCATCCGCCTCGGGCGTCTGGTCCACGACATGCTCACCCTTGCCAGAGGGGATGCAGGCATCGAATTTCAGGAGGAGCAGGTGGACCTCACCGAAGTCATCGAAGAGGTGTGCCGAGAGACCGACCGGGTGCAGCAAACCCATCAACTTGTGTTGCACCACCTGCCAGAGGTGCAGTTGCTCGGGGACCGGGACCGCCTGAAGCAACTGCTCCTGATCCTGCTGGAAAACGCCCTGAAGTACACCCCGACCGGAGGTCAAATCGAGGTGTCCCTGAAGCAGCCCGCAGATTATCTGGAGGTGCGTGTGCAGGACAACGGACCGGGCATCGCCAGACAGGATCTGGAACGGGTGTTTGAGCGGTTTTACCGTGCGGACCAGAGCCGTCACCGTGGCGTGGACCCCGGAGGAACCGGCCTCGGGCTTCCGATTGCCCGCTGGATTGTGGAAGGCCATGGGGGGCACATCTGGCTGGAAAGCGAACTCGGGAAAGGCACCACCGCAGTGGTTCAACTCCCCATCCGGGAACCCCATGATGTCTGA